The stretch of DNA ACTGGGCCAGAGCTCGTTGGGCATGCACTTTGCCCTTCCTCATCCCGATCCATCGGAACACAAAAATTCAACCTCTTGTTGACACCAGGCTGACATCCGCAAGAGCGGTCTTGATTATGCTGCCAGGTTGTCAAAGGAGGACGAAATGGCCGTTGATACGGATAAATTGAATTCTTTCGTGGGGCGTTTTGTGGGTGACCTGGGTGCGGCCGTGCATGCCGGAATGGTAGTGATTGGCGAGAGACTAGGACTGTACAAGGCTCTGGCTTCGCGGCCACTCACCGCAGCGGAGCTTGCCGCCAAGACCAAAACCGATGAACGCTACGTGCGTGAATGGCTGTGCTCGCAAGCCGCAGGCGGTTATGTGACCTACTATGAGAAGTCAAACAAGTTTGGGCTCAGCGAGGAACAAGCATTTACGCTGAGCGACGAAAGCAGTCCGGCGTATCTTCCTGGAGCCTTTCAACTCGCGGTAGGTTCGCTGGCCGCAGTGCCGCGAATTACCGATGCTTTTCGCACGGGCGCCGGAATGGGCTGGCACGAACACGACGACGGCGTGTTTCATGGATGCGAGAGGTTCTTTCGCCCTGGCTATGCCGCTAATCTGGTGACCTCATGGATTCCCGCACTGGAAGAGGTGAAGGCGAAGCTGGAAGCAGGGGCGCGGGTCGCCGATGTGGGTTGTGGCAAGGGCGCTTCCACGCTGCTGATGGCCAAATCGTTTCCCAAGTCACAATTCTTCGGCTTCGATTACCACGATAAGTCCATTGAGGCGGCGTGTGCATCCGCGAGGCGGGAAGGAGTCGCCGACCGTGTGAAGTTCGACGTAGCTAAGGCCAAGGAGTATCCGGGAAAAGACTACGACTTAGTGGCGGTGTTCGACTGTCTGCATGATATGGGCGATCCCAAGGGGGCAGCCAGGCATGTGCGGCAGTCACTCAGCAAAGATGGGACGTGGATGATCGTCGAGCCCTTCGCCAATGACGATCTGAAAGACAACCTGAACCCGCTGGGCAGGGTTTACTACTCGTTCTCGACCTTGCTGTGTACTCCCTGCTCGAGGTCGCAGGAGGTGGGGCTTTGCCTGGGAGCCCAATCCGGGGAGGCAAGAATCCGGGAGGTTGTAACCGGATCGGGATTCAGTCGCTTTCGGCGAGCCGCAGAAACTCCTTTCAACATCGTTTACGAAGCCCGGCCCTAAGCCGGGTGGGGGCTGGCTTGATTTTTCTGTACCCTGGGTGCTGCTGAGGCATTGTTTTCATTAGCTTAGCGAGAATTTCCCGGCACAATATACATTCTGAAGGGGATGAATCCTAAGATATTGGACCGGGTGACGTTGGACGTCGGGTGAAGTTTGCATGAGTACTCTGTCGTGCCTGACGGCACTCACAATTTTGATTTTGCAGTCTTCAGGGACGGCGTGAAGGCCCGTCCCCTTCAAAACCATTTGTGAGAAGCGAGTTTTTCACTGGCCTGTGAAGCCGCGCACCTTCAAGACCACAGCCTCTACTTTCAGTTTAGCGAAATCAGAGAGGTAATTGGGACATTGCAGGCGAAGCTATTTTTCGTTGCGGTTCAGGAAGATACGGATAAATTCGGAAGACGAGGGGCTTGACAAGAAGTCAGAGGTCGGAAGTTAGAGATCGGAAAGTTCGAAGGGCAGCGCGCAACTTCGAGACACCTCGCGATTAACTGAACAAGACTAAGGATGATCGCCTGCCGGGGGCGGCTTGCATTGTCTCTTCCAGGTGGGGCTATTCTTCTGGGCTGTAACCGCGATCCCAAAAAATGTCGACCATGGCTCCCGGAACAGTCATTTTTCCGCGACCCAAACGGGCGGGTCCTCACGACCGAGGACTTGCGTGGAGCAACGGGCACGTTCAGGTGCTGAGTCGCCGGGAATCACGCGGAGGAAGATTTCTGTCTAGCTCTGGGACGAACCAAAGATCTGGATACGGTCACAATCTCTCGAAGCGATTCGTCGGAAAGGAGCTGATACTTGATTCGACGCGGGTGTTTTACCCCATTGTAGGTGATCGAGTCACAAAACAAGAGATCCATGGCTTGCAGATCCCTCGCGGTAAGCATCGTGGTTTCGCCAGCTACTCTTGTTTCGACATCTTTTCTTGAAACGTTCGAATCCGCGACTCTGGGCTCCTGCGTCGTCTGCGCCGCCCATTCTCTTGCGAGAGAAGGGGAGTACTCTTCCGGGTTGAACCGCCGAAACTGCAAACGTCGAACCGGAGTGCCGTCGTTGTGCTGAAATTCCATAAGAAACAGCTGGAATGAATGCCGATCACCGACTACGCCGGCAATCGGACCGCTAGCAGTCTTTAGCCCCGCGGCACTGATGGAAAGCACGCCTAACATAGATGGCTCAGAGAGACTATCGACAATTTCAAGGTGGGGTTCCATTGGCGCGTAAGTGATAGGAACAACATTTCTGTGTGCAGCGGGAATGCATTTCAGCCCATCTACCAAATAGTGCGGAGTCAGCATGACAGCGCCAATTGCCAGGCCGGGATTCTGCCGCAGCATTGAAACCGAGCACGTCTCCGGAGCGTATCCGATCGCCTCTCGTATTTCTTCCCTCATCAGCTCGCCCAGCCCTTTTTCCGGCTCCACAATGAGTAAATGATCCGGGGGCTCCGCCAATAAGCGCTCCTGGAGACGGGCCGCAAGTTGCTGCAGTGAGTAGCCGTGCTTCTGGGCCAGTTGAACAGTGCGGTCGATGAGGTCATCAAGGCTGTCCGCACCTGACGCATTGTCATTGATCGCTCTCGCGTGTTCCACAATGACGAGGCGACTGCCGGGTCGACTGACTAGCCAGCCTTCGCGCACGAGGTCTGCATAAACACGAGCCACGGTGTTCTTATGCACGCCGAATCGACGTGCGCATTCACGAACGCTGGGCATGGGGTGACCGATCGACAGCTCTCCAGATCCGATGAGGAAAATGATCTGTTCGCGCAGTTGTTGGTGCACAGGCACTTCACTGTGCTTGTTGATATGAATTCTCATCGCTCCGGACGGAAAGAGCGTACCCAGATCTTCCACCGTGCGCAACTAATTGCGTCTCGGCATGTCTGTTCTGAACCGTCGTAGTGACAGTCGAAAGACTGTCACCACCAATGTGGCAGAACTTATGTATGAGCCGCTACGCTGCCTGCAGAAGGTGGGAGATGGCTAACAC from Terriglobales bacterium encodes:
- a CDS encoding class I SAM-dependent methyltransferase produces the protein MAVDTDKLNSFVGRFVGDLGAAVHAGMVVIGERLGLYKALASRPLTAAELAAKTKTDERYVREWLCSQAAGGYVTYYEKSNKFGLSEEQAFTLSDESSPAYLPGAFQLAVGSLAAVPRITDAFRTGAGMGWHEHDDGVFHGCERFFRPGYAANLVTSWIPALEEVKAKLEAGARVADVGCGKGASTLLMAKSFPKSQFFGFDYHDKSIEAACASARREGVADRVKFDVAKAKEYPGKDYDLVAVFDCLHDMGDPKGAARHVRQSLSKDGTWMIVEPFANDDLKDNLNPLGRVYYSFSTLLCTPCSRSQEVGLCLGAQSGEARIREVVTGSGFSRFRRAAETPFNIVYEARP
- a CDS encoding GntR family transcriptional regulator, which produces MEDLGTLFPSGAMRIHINKHSEVPVHQQLREQIIFLIGSGELSIGHPMPSVRECARRFGVHKNTVARVYADLVREGWLVSRPGSRLVIVEHARAINDNASGADSLDDLIDRTVQLAQKHGYSLQQLAARLQERLLAEPPDHLLIVEPEKGLGELMREEIREAIGYAPETCSVSMLRQNPGLAIGAVMLTPHYLVDGLKCIPAAHRNVVPITYAPMEPHLEIVDSLSEPSMLGVLSISAAGLKTASGPIAGVVGDRHSFQLFLMEFQHNDGTPVRRLQFRRFNPEEYSPSLAREWAAQTTQEPRVADSNVSRKDVETRVAGETTMLTARDLQAMDLLFCDSITYNGVKHPRRIKYQLLSDESLREIVTVSRSLVRPRARQKSSSA